The genomic window CTTTCAGGAAATAACTTTGCAAGCAAGATATAATTGACATACTAGAGAGCAGAGTCTACAAATAGACTTTCACACTCTTTGTAGTCAATAGATGTAAGTGGCTGTAATTGTAATCACCATAATTACAGTGATAGTCTACAGATTTTGGTTTCTACTGAAAATATTATTGACAAAAGACCATAAATTGAATAATATCATACATACACTCCTTCCTCTTGAATTATGTCCATCAAAATATGTCCTGtgtttttagcttttcttttatcatcaactacaaaaatattgttGTGTGACAATGAAAACTTGATACACAGCCATGACAGgcaaaaatttcaaagacaaagcTTAGATCAACCCTCTCCCCCAtccccaaagaaaaaaaatggctgcaAAAATAAGCACAAACATTCCTCAAATAAGTGCCCCCTCTCTATCTGCCAACAAGTTTTGAAAGTGTCCACTCCCTTTAAGTTGTAAGTTCTTCCTTCCCTCTCCCTCTGGTGGTCACATTTGCCACAGCAGTGTGTAATTATAGTATTGAAGTATTAGATTTACACATTCAAAACATGCCTTTTCCATATTATGGCATGTTGAGTGAGCAAAAAGATTACTATCTGTGATAAAAATGAAACCTAGAGATCAACTTTGTTTATTCATACtcagtttttttggttttttgttttcaaacctACATCATCAAATTGCTGCAAAACAATCATATCTGAACAGTTTGTGAAATATCAAGTACCTTCCCTGCTCTAAACTACTACCATGTATACACACCTTTCCACCCACTTTTCATTGAATTTAAGTTTATGTCTGCAGCACTTATCAAAGGTTCAAGGTATTTCAGCAAGTTTCAGTTTTAAGTAAACAGTTACACCCACTTATGTAAGAGCTGAAATTGTATCAACCTTATATCCTCTAAGAATTTTTATAACATACTATTTTCCCTCCCTTTATATTTGAGTAACCCACCCCTAATTCCAGAGCCACAAAAGAATAACCAACCTTGAAGTCTGGTTCTTGCAGTATCTAATGGAAAGAACACTGTCATAGCTGTCACACTTCcctgtttaaataaaatactaTTCAGTTCATCATTGCATAGTGGTAGGTTAGGCTTTGTACCATTAAccctgaataatttttttttaccacattCACATATGTCTGCTAGAGTAAAAAAGAATACTAGTCCCTGGAGAAAGATCATTTGCAACAGGTTGGTTGTCTAAGTAGCTTTTTTCACTCCTTGTATGTAGTGTTAGGTTTCTTTTAAGGAATAGTCAGAGCAATCAGTCGTTATGCCGTTTGTTACCAAAAAGTAATTAATAGGAGATTTTTGCTTTCAGAGAATCTGTTCTACCTTTCCACTCAGGTATGGTAGTTTCACCATAGCTAGGACATTTCCAGCTGATCACTAAGCTGGGGAAAGGGGATATGGACAAAATTTCCCCACTATACAAGTGCAAATCTGTAGAATTGTCACCACTATGAAGTAACATATCAATCAATTCAAAGCCTCAAAATCCCCCTCCCCAGACTTTGAAGATTGGGTTGTTCAAATTCCAGCCACCAccaccccccctccccagtAGGTTACTTAAGGGGGGGTTGAAGCTGCCAATTGCCTTTTGAGAACCTCTGTAGCACAATGTTGATGGATTCTTGCTCGATGGTTCACGTCTTAAAGGTTATAAAAAACTATGAAAGGGTCGAcattaaaatttcctttattgcaTGCGAAAATATACGCGGATATTTGTCCTCAGACATCACCTGATCTGGGAAGTAACCGAAATAACCTGTGATTCGCATCATTCTTCGCATCCTTAGAATATTCAAGCATTTTTAAACCGAATGGGCCCTATCATACAATCAAAAAAAGTGTGTCTACATTCAGTGCGGACGAAAACACATATGCTGTCACAAGTTAGCCATGTGTATGATGTACTCACCACTGCGCCGGCAAGAGCGTGCACAAAGTTCTTGTGGGAGAATAACATTTTGAGTGTAACAGGTAGATCCAATGCCGGTAAAATAGGAACCATATCATTGAAGCTTACAGTTTTGGAAAACAAGGTCatttttgcttataaaataTGTCTGCAATTAAACATTCATTCAAAGAATTTGTTTCGGAGGTTGCGTAATGGTGAATAGCCGAGTTACGAACTTAGAGCCGACAATGTTTTTGGTCAGCACTAACGCTTAAACTTGGCTACCAAGCTCTAAAATGACGTCATTTAAAATATAGCAAAGGCGAAAATTGTGACGAATTCTTAAAGCGATAGCGAGAAGTATGTCTATGAACAAAGTTGTTTGCTCAAATGGGCGGCTTACTCTTCATGGAGACTAGTAAGTAAACTTAATCACATTTAAACTTGGGCGCTAGTCTGTTGTAGAGATGGATTTTGGACAATATACGTTGTCTTTTATCAGTGTGATATACCATCAAGATGGCGTCGAGTTTGCTCTGGAAGGCGGTGAAATCCCTGGTTATTTGAAAGGctcaaagaaaggaaatatcttCATTACCATTCAGAAAGTAAGTTCTAAAAGATCatatatttgatttattttacatACACAGCTATCCATCATAGGGGACTTACGTTGCAACCGATTTTGATTAATGCAACTGTTTGAAACATGTACGTACTGTCAAGTTTCGCAATGGTGATTGCAAGCGGGTAGTCGTAAGCTTGCTGGCTTAAGTATAATCTACATACTGGTTGAACtcattatttgttatttgtttaaatAGAGCCTGAAAATTAGCAAACCTCGTTGCACTAAGTTATTAAGGTATTCAGTCGATGTTATTGATAATCAATCTTAATCGATATCGATCAATACTAGATGTTAATATATATCACACATGTGAATAGTTCTTTTAGCGTATGCTGATTGGCCAGTTCGGAACTATTTACCTCCACGCAGCTAATGAGAAAAAGTCTCTGTTCAAGAGTTCAATTCTGACCATTTTCagtttattgaaagaaatacaCTTTACACTCATGGGGTGATGAGGTGTTTTTGTTCTTGGGTTTTGGTACTTTTTAAATCAACTCTTTCCTTTGCTGTTTGTATTTACATAGTGTTATCATCTTTCAGATCATATTTGCCCCTACAACTGGATGCAATTATGGttcattttcaatgaatttccATAGTATTCGAAATGTGGAGGTTAGCTTTTCTGGATACTATTCTTGttattttatgatgaaaaagTCATAACAtggtaattttaaaatattttagatAGCATCAATCTCCATGACAACACAGAGGTACTCATTGAGTTTTTTAGCTCAATCTTCTTTGTCTTTTGTGAGATTTACTCATTTCAGTATGTGCTTATCTGGAAacataaaaaatgtatttttacaGAAGGCTTAATGAAGCTCTCAAACAACTAATGCTCTGTTAAATACTTTTAAGGTCAAGCAACCCATGTTTGGTGCAAATTTTGTGAAGGGggatgtaatttctgaggcagATGGTAAGTAAAGAGTAACCTGTTCTAAATCATACTAAAAAACAGCTAAACAGTCAAACTTAGGGAAGTGTTGGGGTAAAACAAGCTCTTTTTGGTGGATAATTGAGTTACCAGCTTCAAAGTATGGAAGATACTTGAAGTTCTACCTCAATTTTGtcctgaaatttttcttatttcttttcagGTGGTTGGCATGGTAGAGGAACTTTCAAAGTAACCTTCAATAGTGGTGGAGCTATAGAATTTGCTGAACACTTCAGAGCTGCTGTTGCTAGTGGTGAGTTAATTAATTACACAGGGTTTCAATAGAACCTGTTCACTGGTGGTCAACTACCACTCAAACAATGAGTTTGATAAACTTGCTTGataaaaattttagaaaaatttctttaccGAGGCAGAGTATATATATTTTATGGgtgtaaaatttttatgaaaatgcaTGTTTATTTTACTGAACTACAAGTAAATGTTTCTGTAGTCCGTAGGCCTGGGTCACACCCTCCACCACAGGCACCTGGGCAGCCAGTGATGATGAACGGAGGCAACATctacaacaatatgtacccaGCTCAATCTGGCTATTATGGAGCCCCTGGGCAGGCATTCTACCCAACTCCGCAACCTGCAGGATATGCTGTCTATCCACCTCCAGGTACAGTCTTGTTACTGTTTGTCCTATATGGAAATTTAAACCATAActattttttagttttggtgCTTAGAATTGAATGACATGGCTaccttttaaaaataagaaactcaGTCTACATGTAATTAGATATTCCAACAGGGCTGTACAGGGATTGAGAAGAAATTCTTCCCTATCATTTTTCCAAGCCAGTAAGTCTTTGAATTTGGTTTGAATGTGGGTAATGAAAATTTATGGAAATTACTGCGATAAATCTCCTGAAAACTACATTGCCAAAAAAATGATtgagtgattaacataaaaaataagtcCTGAAAAAGATCATAAAAAGTTGTGGAATTTTCTAACTGTTGGGCTTTCAGTGTCAATTCAAATATTTAGTTGGAGTGTAATTTTAGCATCTTTCAGGGCCATGACTCAAATGGGACAAAATTTGAACCGTTTTTTCAAGTGTGGCATGTGTGATGCAAAAAACTGATTTTATTAGACAAAAATTGTTTGTGTGCTACAGATGTGTTCTCCCTTTGTGAAAATCTTTCTGTGACAGCAAATTCCAAGATTTCTTGGTTTAAGGTTACTCCCTACCTTCGGAGGCCAAgaaaatagttttttcttttatttcattcaacagaattaaaaaatttaacctaaCATTCCcattaaaaaattctgaaatctttaaaagcaccagagttatttagaaaaatgtattttcaaataaaagttaatgaatcaggaaggtgtcataatcttgtacctgaaaaatttttgctcatgaaaaagttaaaagtgaaagaaagtccagttaaaaaaaaaaaaaaaaaaaagaaaaaaaaaaaagaaaagaagaaaacaggcccaaagaagagagaaagagtaccattctgtaacaaaaaaaaaaatccgtcgTGAAAGTGACTGGTACTGGCAGAACTCCGTGCTGGTGTCCAGATTTGAACAAAGAAGTCCCTGTCAAACCTTAATTTGTCAAACATAATGTAAGAAACtaggtttctttttatttatgcAAGTACTCACTGTGATACAAAGCATTTACAATCGCCctgaattgtaattttgaaagctgcgTGTTGATTCGTTGTCTTGCTTCTCAGTGCATTTCTggttttccatttttgccgtaggtttttcctttgtctttggcAACTTTACCCCCTTTTGTATTGTCCTCCTCAATGCTCCACTGAAcaattaagataaaaaagacCTGTCTGCAATGGTTTACTTCTCCcaggaaatcttgatccatcaTCAGTGGTGTCAGAAGGTCCCGTTATCCCATTGGTTTGCAGTTTCAGGGGGGCAAGATAATCTCCTTTGATTTTGGGACCAATACATCTGCTTTGAGTGAGTTTATTCGGTATTTAGATTTGACCAATTTTGGTCATATTTTGCCAGAACATTCCAGGAACAATGACAAATTAAAGGGTGTTGGGAAatattgatatttgaaatatttttcctgtGGCATCCATTTATGCAaaatgcctggcatatttttagctACACCTACTTAAGATACCAATATctaaacaaccaatcagactatTGAAAAAGCTAGACACCCTTCTGTTGATTGATACCTAACACccaataaattcaataaaagaACCCATGGTCATTTCACACTTTACTGGCTCGTGACACTTCCTTAAAGGAAAACTtgcttaaaatatatatatattgtaaacTGCAGTTATTAGCCTTTCTTCAGATATATTGTGTGTGAGGATTTTATTGAAACTAACGCATATACAAATTTTCTCCCGAAGGACACCTGCAAAGGTGTTAAAGTGGTTTATAACAGCTGTATTTTTTGTGAGAGAGAACCATATCAACCCAAACACCTGATTGCCAAAAGCAGCTCTTTTTCTCTGTGACAGGACAGGGGTTACACTCAGAGGGGTTATTCATGACTAGTTTTGCAATAAAGTTAGGATTTACAGCACTGTAGCTCTACATGCAGTGGTGGATCCTTAAGCAAAAGGAAGGGATATCTTATGTGGTCTCCAAGAATTTGGTTCAGCCacagtattttgtatttttctcttcttttgagACACCTCTATCATACAGGGTAGCTGTACAATACTAAAATAAAATGGAGTCCCAGGTTTCTTGTTACGGACATGTTTCCCATACAGAAATGTGACAAGCCACATTCTAATTCTGACTTACTTTTATTTTAGGTGGTGTAATGAGTCAGCCACCACCATACCAGCCTCATGTAAGTTTCTGTTTCTGTGAGGCTTTAATCAGATTTTAATTCAAGAATAATGACAGCTACTTTTATTATTTAGCTATATCTTTAACAGCTTTATGAGATTACTGAATCATTGCAATGCAGTGAGACTTGGACACAATAAACCCTTGAAGACTGAATTTGGAATTTTCTAGCACTCCTAGATGTAATCTTAACAAGACCTAGCAAGCCTATCTCCTTCCCAAAAGTTGCTATCATTCAAACTTGTTATTTAAGCTTGAAGTTAATCACTAATTGacttttcttcaggaaaatcCCCCACCATACCCAGGACAGGCTCCACCCTCTGCACCCCCTCCTACTGATGGCAGTTTTAACTATTCATTTGGAGGTTAGTGGTCTCTGAGTCTGAATAGCTTCACTGCTAGGCGTTGATTCAAATGTAATTGGATACAGTATTCACATGTACATTTATACTTGCCCCTGaataatttcaacatttttccaAACATGTTCATGTCTTAAGAAAGCCccacaataaataaaaatcagCATATTAAGAGGGAAATCAGAAGGCATTAAGTGGTGCAGATCTGGATTTGAGTGAAAATAGTGGCAGATCAATGGATTTGGCCATCACTTGGCATGTATCACTAGATTTTTAAAATATGCTCTTTCATTTAGTTCCCTAGACTTTATTTTGGGGTAAATAGTACAATGTATGTACTATGGGGtggaaatttgtttcttttgatgatgtaaatttttGCAGCAGCCTTGGTTTGTAGTCTCACAAATTGCCTTTGCTTCTGTAAAATAAGTTTTGGAACTTTTGCGGTGTGTGTTTCCAAGAGAATACAAATTGGAGGAAGGGATTGGAAAGTACCTTATTAGGCCATGTCAATATACCCCTGTACAACTCTGTACCAGCAGAGTAACAAGTGTGGTGTTAATTTTGGGTGCTTTCCATGAAGTCCCATCAAATCTACTACAGAGCCGTTTTCTCATCACTTACTtttgtgtgaatttttttttatcttcagtcATTGTCTGATTGCATTAAGTGGTATGCTTTGTGTAAATAGAGCAAATAGTGACATAACCTGTGTTGTACATATTATGATACCTTTAACAGATGCAAAAGCAAGAGAGGTTTACAGCACTGGACAAAACGTATATGTACCAGCCCCTCAGGTATGTGAAGTGAGGATAACCTCTTGAATATCGGAAAATtcctcatttttatttcacacaaaaacaaaaaaggaaggCAGTCTATCGATAAATCTCAATCTGTTGGATAGCGTAgtacgttttgttaacacttatccgctGGGTGGCGAAGTATCCGTTAGATCGCTTATACCAAACTTTGAACAACTGTACGCTGGCTAGCAACTtaggtatatatatttttctttttttatagcCTCCACCTCCCTATGCGCCACCCCCTTATACTGACAAGAAGAATGATTAACTGAAGATAATGCAGTCATGGAACAGAATATGCGATGAAGTCCAATAAAGTAATTTAAGTTTTGATGGTAAGAACCACAGGTCATGACCCAGCCACTCACGAGGATCGTGCAACTGTAATTTATGTTAATCATCATTCTAGTTGATAAATGAATTCTTCTGAATTTGCTAAATACTGTAGAAATGAATGAGGTAGTCAGATTGTTGATCGATAAGGTATATAGTTTAATAAGGTAAATAGTCCGAAGTACTTTAATCTAGTCTTTAGGGAAATTTATCCT from Pocillopora verrucosa isolate sample1 chromosome 8, ASM3666991v2, whole genome shotgun sequence includes these protein-coding regions:
- the LOC131798614 gene encoding WW domain-binding protein 2-like produces the protein MSMNKVVCSNGRLTLHGDYVIYHQDGVEFALEGGEIPGYLKGSKKGNIFITIQKIIFAPTTGCNYGSFSMNFHSIRNVEVKQPMFGANFVKGDVISEADGGWHGRGTFKVTFNSGGAIEFAEHFRAAVASVRRPGSHPPPQAPGQPVMMNGGNIYNNMYPAQSGYYGAPGQAFYPTPQPAGYAVYPPPGGVMSQPPPYQPHENPPPYPGQAPPSAPPPTDGSFNYSFGDAKAREVYSTGQNVYVPAPQPPPPYAPPPYTDKKND